The following coding sequences are from one Kallotenue papyrolyticum window:
- a CDS encoding GH1 family beta-glucosidase: protein MTTTDQTTRFPDDFVWGAATAAYQIEGAAHEDGRGESIWDRFSHTPGKTLNGDTGDVACDHYHRWRDDIALMQALGLRAYRFSIAWPRIMPNGRGALNPAGLDFYDRLVDGLLAAGITPWATLYHWDLPQALEDAGGWPNRATAEAFAAYVDAVTRRLGDRVRYWITLNEPWCSAFLGYHIGHHAPGRTSFRDALAAAHTLLLAHGLAVPIIRANSRGARVGITLNPAQVYAVSPEAEDQAAAWRYDGYFNRWFLDPLYGRGYPEDMLALYGADAPAASPAELATIAAPTDFLGVNYYAPSFIRHDPGSAFFAIGHQRRDDLDYTAMDWAVYPQGLTDLLQRLQRDYPVGELYVTENGAAYDDAPPRDGVVADPERTRYYRLHLNACRQAIAAGVPLKGYFAWSLMDNFEWAFGYTKRFGIVYVDYTTQQRMIKASGHWYRQTIAANALPEQS, encoded by the coding sequence ATGACCACCACCGACCAGACTACCCGCTTTCCGGATGACTTTGTATGGGGTGCTGCGACGGCTGCGTATCAGATCGAAGGCGCGGCGCATGAGGATGGCCGCGGCGAGTCGATCTGGGATCGTTTCAGCCACACCCCGGGCAAGACGCTCAACGGCGATACCGGCGATGTGGCCTGCGACCACTACCATCGCTGGCGCGACGACATCGCGCTGATGCAGGCGCTCGGTCTGCGGGCCTACCGCTTTTCGATCGCCTGGCCGCGCATCATGCCCAACGGGCGTGGCGCGCTCAATCCCGCCGGGCTGGATTTTTACGATCGGCTGGTGGATGGCCTGCTGGCTGCCGGCATCACGCCTTGGGCCACGCTCTACCACTGGGATCTGCCACAGGCGCTGGAAGACGCCGGCGGCTGGCCCAATCGCGCCACGGCTGAAGCCTTTGCCGCCTATGTCGATGCTGTGACGCGGCGGCTGGGCGATCGTGTACGCTACTGGATCACGCTCAACGAGCCATGGTGCAGCGCCTTTCTGGGCTACCACATCGGCCACCATGCGCCGGGACGCACCAGCTTCCGCGATGCGCTGGCGGCAGCGCACACCTTGCTGCTGGCGCACGGGCTGGCGGTACCGATCATCCGCGCCAACAGCCGCGGCGCGCGCGTGGGCATTACGCTCAATCCGGCGCAGGTCTATGCCGTCAGCCCAGAGGCGGAAGATCAGGCCGCAGCGTGGCGCTACGACGGTTACTTCAACCGCTGGTTCCTCGATCCGCTCTATGGCCGCGGCTATCCGGAGGATATGCTGGCGCTCTACGGCGCGGACGCGCCCGCGGCCAGCCCCGCCGAGCTGGCGACGATCGCTGCGCCGACCGATTTCCTGGGCGTCAACTACTACGCGCCGAGCTTCATCCGCCACGATCCGGGCTCCGCTTTCTTCGCGATCGGCCATCAGCGTCGCGACGACCTGGACTACACCGCCATGGATTGGGCGGTCTATCCCCAGGGGCTGACCGATCTGCTGCAACGCCTGCAGCGCGACTACCCCGTGGGCGAGCTGTACGTCACCGAGAACGGTGCAGCCTATGATGACGCGCCGCCGCGCGACGGCGTGGTGGCCGATCCGGAGCGCACGCGCTACTACCGGCTCCATCTGAACGCTTGTCGGCAGGCGATCGCCGCGGGCGTGCCGCTCAAGGGCTACTTCGCCTGGTCGCTGATGGACAACTTCGAATGGGCCTTCGGCTACACCAAACGCTTCGGCATCGTCTATGTCGATTACACCACCCAACAGCGCATGATCAAGGCCAGCGGCCACTGGTATCGCCAGACGATCGCAGCCAACGCTCTGCCGGAACAGAGCTGA
- a CDS encoding glycoside hydrolase family 27 protein — protein MTATTSLAATPPMGWNSWNMFGSAVSETVISEMAEAIVAHGLRELGYQYVVIDDCWTRREGRDSNGDLVPDPERFPSGIKALADYVHSLGLKLGIYSDAAELTCAGYPGSYGFEEQDAQLWAAWGIDFLKYDYCHAPVDQASAIERYRRMGEALRATGRPILFSLCEWGGRSPHLWGRSVGGHMWRVSGDVFDSWVNIWIPHGAGYYGVGIDTALDIAAEVADYGGPGGWNDLDMLVVGLRGKGQIAGHGMSFLEYQTHMSIWCLACSPLMIGCDVRRMDRETAALLTNQEVLAINQDALGVPARRVKQIGRCDLWRKPLADGSQAVAVTNRGSTGQELMLRAGEIGLLDTPKLARDLWRQEDIAEFRETLALRVEPHQTILLRIRA, from the coding sequence ATGACTGCAACAACGTCGTTGGCGGCGACTCCGCCGATGGGTTGGAACTCCTGGAACATGTTCGGGAGCGCCGTCAGCGAGACGGTGATCAGTGAGATGGCCGAGGCCATCGTGGCGCATGGCCTGCGCGAGCTGGGCTACCAGTATGTGGTGATCGACGACTGCTGGACGCGCCGCGAGGGCCGTGACAGCAACGGCGATCTGGTACCCGATCCCGAACGCTTTCCCAGCGGCATCAAGGCCCTGGCCGACTATGTGCACAGTCTCGGCCTCAAGCTGGGCATCTACTCCGATGCTGCGGAGCTGACCTGCGCGGGCTATCCCGGCAGCTACGGCTTCGAGGAGCAGGATGCCCAGCTGTGGGCCGCCTGGGGCATTGATTTCCTGAAGTACGACTACTGCCACGCGCCGGTCGATCAGGCCAGCGCGATCGAGCGCTACCGGCGTATGGGTGAGGCGCTGCGCGCCACGGGTCGCCCGATCCTCTTTTCGCTGTGCGAATGGGGTGGACGCAGCCCGCACCTGTGGGGGCGCAGCGTTGGCGGGCACATGTGGCGCGTCTCGGGCGACGTTTTTGATAGCTGGGTCAACATCTGGATCCCACACGGCGCGGGCTACTACGGTGTGGGCATCGACACCGCCTTGGACATCGCCGCCGAGGTGGCCGACTACGGCGGACCGGGCGGCTGGAACGATCTGGATATGCTGGTCGTCGGCCTGCGCGGCAAGGGCCAGATCGCCGGCCACGGCATGTCCTTTCTGGAATACCAGACGCACATGTCGATCTGGTGCCTGGCCTGCTCGCCGCTGATGATCGGCTGCGACGTGCGGCGCATGGATCGGGAAACCGCGGCGCTGCTGACCAACCAGGAGGTGCTGGCGATCAACCAAGATGCGCTCGGCGTGCCGGCGCGGCGCGTCAAACAGATCGGACGCTGCGATCTCTGGCGCAAGCCACTGGCCGATGGATCGCAGGCGGTCGCGGTTACCAACCGCGGCTCGACCGGCCAGGAGCTGATGCTACGCGCAGGCGAGATCGGCCTGCTGGATACGCCCAAGCTGGCGCGCGATCTCTGGCGTCAGGAGGATATTGCCGAGTTTCGCGAGACGCTCGCGCTGCGGGTGGAGCCCCACCAGACAATCCTGCTGCGCATTCGCGCCTGA
- a CDS encoding LacI family DNA-binding transcriptional regulator: MRARAERRKPSIRTIAQRVGLSPTTVSLALRGAARIPAPTRARVLAAARELGYIYRPRSEQVVRRRCVFVMPDTGDQSLSDNPFFGEVLRGAQQACDAHGARLSFCILPYEQDAPLPPVLHDAADEGVLLVGAYPASLVERIAGETGRALVLVDNRLPGRPYDSVMADDYGGALQATRHLIELGHRSIAMLAGRMDVPSFAERYRGYASACQQAGLRPWPPIESTWERHAVVVVWRDLLRRIPRPTACFCAHDAYAVLVLDVLRELGLAVPDDIALVGFDDFAMAAQARPALTTVRNHPRLMGRWGIERLLARLAGDDQPALAISIATQLVIRESTQRVR, translated from the coding sequence ATGCGTGCACGTGCCGAGCGCCGCAAACCCAGCATCCGCACAATCGCCCAGCGTGTAGGTCTCTCGCCCACGACCGTGTCGCTGGCGCTGCGCGGCGCGGCGCGCATTCCCGCGCCGACGCGCGCGCGCGTTCTGGCCGCCGCGCGCGAGCTGGGCTATATCTACCGCCCGCGCAGCGAGCAAGTCGTCCGGCGGCGCTGCGTCTTTGTCATGCCCGACACCGGCGATCAGTCGCTCTCGGACAACCCCTTCTTTGGCGAAGTCTTGCGTGGCGCGCAGCAGGCCTGTGATGCGCATGGCGCGCGGCTGAGCTTCTGCATCCTGCCCTACGAGCAGGACGCGCCGCTGCCGCCGGTGTTGCACGATGCCGCCGACGAGGGCGTCTTGCTGGTGGGCGCCTATCCCGCATCGCTGGTGGAGCGCATTGCCGGTGAGACCGGGCGTGCGTTGGTGCTGGTCGATAATCGCCTGCCGGGCCGGCCCTACGACTCGGTGATGGCCGACGATTATGGTGGCGCGCTGCAGGCCACGCGCCATTTGATCGAGCTGGGGCATCGCAGCATCGCCATGCTGGCCGGACGCATGGACGTACCCAGCTTCGCCGAGCGCTACCGCGGCTACGCGAGCGCCTGCCAGCAGGCCGGGCTGAGGCCCTGGCCGCCGATTGAGAGCACCTGGGAGCGCCACGCCGTGGTTGTGGTCTGGCGCGACCTGCTCCGGCGCATACCGCGCCCGACCGCCTGCTTCTGCGCCCACGACGCCTATGCCGTCCTGGTGTTGGACGTGCTGCGCGAGCTGGGCCTGGCCGTGCCCGACGACATCGCGCTGGTGGGCTTCGACGATTTTGCCATGGCCGCTCAGGCACGTCCGGCGCTAACGACCGTTCGCAACCACCCGCGCCTGATGGGCCGCTGGGGGATCGAGCGGCTGCTGGCGCGGCTGGCCGGCGACGATCAACCGGCGTTGGCCATCAGCATCGCTACGCAGTTGGTGATCCGTGAGTCGACACAGCGCGTTCGCTGA